From the genome of Cytophagales bacterium WSM2-2:
AATGAGATTAACATTCAGCGCATGATTGAGTTCCCACGCCATTTTATAAGACTTGATCGTTGAAATGATGCCGTACACATCAAAGTCGACTGTGTACTCAATATCCAGACGTTTTTTCTTCATTTAAGCGTAAAGAACCGGAAGTTAAGGAGATGATTTTGTAGTGATTTTCATCAAATTTCAGGATTGGGAAGGCAAAACCAAAAAGTTTGACAATTTGCACTCAAATCCCTTTCTTTGCATCGTTTTTTGAATCTCTAAACCTTACAATCATGTCTGAAATTGCACAAAAAGTAAAGCAGATCATTATCGACAAGCTTGGCGTAGAAGAATCGGAAGTTACGCCTGAGGCAAGCTTCACCAACGATCTTGGCGCTGACAGCCTTGACACAGTAGAACTCATTATGGAGTTTGAAAAAGAATTTAATCTCTCCATTCCTGACGATCAAGCTGAAAATATTGCTACTGTGGGTCAGGCGATCTCTTATCTGGAAGAGAACGTGAAGAAATAATCATTTACAGCA
Proteins encoded in this window:
- the acpP_1 gene encoding acyl carrier protein, translated to MSEIAQKVKQIIIDKLGVEESEVTPEASFTNDLGADSLDTVELIMEFEKEFNLSIPDDQAENIATVGQAISYLEENVKK